The Capsicum annuum cultivar UCD-10X-F1 chromosome 1, UCD10Xv1.1, whole genome shotgun sequence sequence taaatatagttatataaaaatgatataattgttatatagaatatatatctatataagatatatgtatagaaattgtatagttctattgaatatgtacatgtataatatatatatatatatatatatatatatatatatataaagtgtataaaaaaatatataattgttgtataaaatgtgtaaaaaatatacaattattgtataaattgtgtatcaaaattgtataattttcatatagaatatttttatgtataagatatgtatagaaactgtattgAAGGTATGTAGAAACGATATAGAAAAAGCCAggaaattaaaatggctagaaaatagaatttaaatttcatggtcattttcgtggaaatagtttaatttgaagtgtcgtttatGTTCTTTCCCtatttttatatagttaattactccctccattttaaaataaataaattattgagcTATTTCTtaatgtccaaaataaataaattgttcatTCTTCAAGATACATGGTGagaatttatttcaattttactctttcatttaatgaggttcttaagtacttcacattttctagaaaattaatttaaaaataattaaaagaataatagtAGTAAGAAGTTACCTACAATTTATTtcctaaaagatttttcttaaggGTGTGCCATACCCgacaattcaattatttggaatTAGGGAGTACTACTTCCTTTAATTCAATATAAATTCATTTTGGACTAGAAAAATAGTgtgaataattatttatattggACTAAAGGGAATAATAAAAAGTTAGCCACGAACTCAAAATAAAACTATTGTCTTTGTCTTTTAAGTACTTGTGGttcttactaaaaatatttatctacttgaattttagaaatttaagataatattagttattttttttattttatccttggtAATAATTAATCTCGAAGACTACAAATAACTCATATGAAGAGAGATTATATCTCAAGATATACTCTCCTTGTCATTTTTACTAGTcacattttactttttttagagTTAAACTGCATGAACTTTGACAATATTTTAAgatgcatttttttttatcatcatattaatatgagagggattgcaattttttttcatataattttcaaaaatctaaatctaaaatgtcaaattaatctaatttaatttagcttcaaaaaataatttaattcacTTTTGAagcaaaatgtgacaagtaattaaaataaataaaggatataaataagaataaaataatcaaacactCCTCTAATTCAATATTTTCTTACTGAGGCGTGTAAACAAACACGACATATTCTTTGATCGTATGAAGTTACTAACATACACTAACAAAGATGTTAGgaatatttgaaaaagaaaaaaaaaaaaaaaaaagcttccaAGCTCTAGATGATAGTAGGAATGAAATATAGGTGGTGCCAAGAGTAGTAGTTAGGGTTAGGCAGTTAGGGGCATGTCATGACAGGAGAACTAATTAATGTTAGTAAAGTTCAACCAGAATTTCTCCTTAGCTAAATTTGGATGGGCGTTAAGTTCAACCAGAATTTCTCCTTAGCTAAATTTGGATGGGCGTCACATCATTTTCCAATAGATACTTTTGAGCAAAGATGTCAAGTGGATCGGGTCGGGTCAATTCAAAATCGACCCATGAATGTTAGCCGAGTTGTGAGACGATTTGGACTTGGTTAAACAGGCCGGTCCGATTCCGGGTCcaacagtaatttttttaaaaacaatcctGAACTGGTCCACTTAATCCAATCCACCAAAATTCAGTCAAAACTGATTAAAAATtcgatcaaaaaaaaaaaatctccgcTATATAAtgtatatacccacctatatacattttaaatacgttaaaaatatatatatacactatatatatatagtatataccacattagaatttaaaaaatatatacacatatacacaattacacatgtgggaatacactgggtttgttgttgttgtactctaaataaaatatatattacaaGATATATGCTACagtataatgatatatataataatttataaaatatatacacatgtatacgttaaataaatacgtctatagaagatatatacacatatataagtatcatttaatatatgtactactttaaataaaacatatactgcaatatatatacactacaatatacgcatacactaaatatatagttatatactaatttctaaaacatatacacatgtatacgttaaatatatactactttagaagatatatacacatatatacgtaccattcaataaatatgtactactttaaataaaatgtactacaatatgtatactacaatatatacacacactaaatatatagttttatactaatttataaaatatatacacatgtagacgttaaatatatactaatttaaaaaatatacacacatatatacgtaccattcaatatatacgtactactttaaataaaatatactacaatctatgcacacactaaatatatagttatatactaatttgtaaaacatatacacatgtatatattaaatatatactactttagaaaatatatacacgtatatacgtaccattcaacatatacttactactttaaataaaatatactacaatatatactcacactaaatatatagttatatactaatttataaaacatacacacatgcatacgttaaatatatacgtctatagaagatatatacatatatatacgtaccattcaatagatgtactactttaaataaaacatatactgcaatatatatatactacaatatacacacacactaaatatatatagttatatactaatttctaaaacatacacacatgtatacgttaaatatatactactttagaaaatatatatacatatatacgtactattcaatatatacgtatacatataaaatatatgtacttctttaaataaaacatatgctacttaatataataaattaataataatttatagtaaattagtttgtttgttaatttcttttttaaataaccGGTCCGATTAATCAACGGACCTGAACCGAACTTGGTTAACCAggctcaaaataaaaaataaaccgaCTCAAGACTCGGTATCCTACAATCCATGGACTGACCAAACCAAGTCAACACTAGGCCGAGTTGACTAGGTGGGCCGAATCAGCCCgacccgtttgacacccttacttttgagttttgagatatgGAAAATCATAAGTATCTATTATATTTCTCCTTTGTTTTGTAGCCAGCCTCCTACAAAACGATAGAAAAAGAATTGAAGGAAGTGACCTAACCACTATCCAACAACCAAAGCTTGAATCTCTATAGCTACTTTTtgagattatatttatatttaatttattttcagtgAATTCACACATCGCAATATAATCCTCTTTCACACACGTGTATATGATTTCTATGAAAGTTTTTATACGATTTCCTATCAGCATTATTAGAATTTCTTGCATATCTAATGCGATACATTGTAGattcttataaaaataaaataaaaatatgatgaatTAATGATAGCATAAACTAAGATTggaaaaaaaatttgatgaattaaTGAATCTTTATAAGAACGTATGCCGTGTTTGCAGTACGAGTATCAGTGCATTATTTTTCGTTGTGTGAATTTGGACATTAGtttctgatttttttaaaaataaaatatatattataaaacttCATACAGATGTTATCAATCACGGTTCGTGTAGgtaaaacataaacatacataAGTATTTTCTAATTGtgtttgaaatttataattagaatttttttttcaattttttgaagtAAGGGTGCGCATCGCTCTGTTCGGTTCTATATTAGATATTATATATTGGTTCAGTTTACCGATTTTTGATTTATAAACATGCTAAATCGATAactaaatcaataagatatttattagttttcagttaatcaatttttttccttaacaATTCAATTTTTTGTTTAACGGATAAGATAATGctcctctattttttttgttttctcttattttcatttgttctaCACTATATTTTCATTTGTTCTACACTATCTTCATGCCAACATAAATTACAAGCTCTACGACAAAATTATACAATGCAAAAATAATGGGATATGTGTTTAAAATCTAAAGACACTAGtagataattatgatttatgaatgaaagtataattttaataaatcttATTGGGTTGTCGATGTAACCATTAACTAAAACCTTAAAATCGAAAACCAAATCAATATCCGAATAAAATTTTCTTACAAAACCGTTCGAAAATCGTCAACAGAATAACCCGATACTGATAAATCagtaacatttttatcggttgaACTGACTTTTGCACATCCCTATCCGAAACAACCACAAAAAAGTTTCTCTAATTAATATAGTGTCATACAAAATGATTTTATTACTAaatcataattaatcaatattcattctcactaaattataataatttattaagatATGATTGTACCCTAATTTATGACtcaaccatgatgaattaatatAGATTATTGTAAAAATCGgatatgaataaatttttatcCATATACATATTCCTAACTTAATATACAATGCAAGTTCTAATTGATAGTAATAATATTGAAAAGCGGCTTGATTGAACTAGGAAATGAAATATTCAAGTTCCGAAAAGatattaaactcttttttcttttctaaaggGTCGCAAATTCGTTGTTGCCTCGGTTATGTTATTGAAAGTCCTCACTTTTGTCTAATTAGGTGTAATTTCTTTTAGTTAAAAGCTTCATCTTTTATACAAAAGAAGGGGAGAAAACATTTGAAGACCATAGGAAGCTCACATAATATGGTAGAAAGATTAAAGTGATGTGAAAAGAAAAATGCACGTAGTTATGAACTGATTGATTGGAGGAAATAAAATTATGAGCGAAGATCCCATGCTGCTTAATTAGGTGAAAGCACTCGATTAGTTTATTTGTATATAATCAAACGCAAAGGTTGATTTTAAAATCACCAACTCAACTTTTTCCCTTTAACACGAAGTTATGAACACCATCTTTTTGTTACTCATCaattattattacaataataaaagaagatacgaATTATCTTTTTGCTGTTATATAAACTAAAACCTATCTATTACTAATAGTTCTCAACGAATGATTCAAATTTTAATATAGCTCTTTACACAATGTATAGAAAGTTAATTATCTTTTCGTTGTAAAACAGAAATTACTTATTCTATATTTAAAGACTTTGCACGTACTTATTTAGACTAAAAAAAAGATTTGGCATGTAAAGTGCCGATGAACTTGTCTAAATGTGTTTATTTAGTCTGACGGATGCTTAAATATTAGACGGAAAAATCGTATGCTTTACAAAAATAGTTAAGTTTATGGTATAAGGATTAAAGACAAGTAACGATCGctcaaatttcttttcttttttggttaatAGTCTGATGAAACAagattgaattaaaaaatattaactaagctaaaaataagaaatcaaaattataaAGTGTATGAATTGGAGAAAAAATTGTAGGATTTGAATTCTTAGAACTCATATATAACGAATTGTGTTTTACACATGAAGATGAGATGTTTCACCTCTCATGCAAGGCCTTACTTAAACGATAAAAATCATGGATACTCTGGCTAAAAGACTGCTGGGACCGCGAGAGGATATGGTCTTGTGGAGGAGGCATCATGAATCTTGTTGTAGTGGGAAGTTGCCATGGGCCCGAATCTCCCGAGATCTTTGACGACAGAATATCATGAACAAGGATCAGAATTTCCATTATAAATTTGGTTCCAGCCTTACCTATAATTCCATGTGTTAAATCTCAACCAATTCTACTCATGTATAGCTCGATTCTCACCTTATACATAGAAGAGACATCGTTTGAATTTCAATTTCagcttgttttgacatggactttaTCTATACTTTGATTTGGTGTGCCCAAATATATGAGTTTCTTATTTATATGGTGTAAACATGTGATGTAACTATTTCATTTAATCATCATGCCTCCCCCCAAAAGAAAAAGCATAGTAATTTCTTACAGTAGTTCACATACGTTTTTAGCTGCTTTCTCTCtcacactttttttttaaaaataaaagattatttacattttgTATTTGATATTTGTAATTTGTGCCTGATTGGCCTATTCAAAGAAATATTTATTATCAAGAATTTTATCATATTCaagactcaaaatcaaaacctaAAAGGAGTGCCACATGCTTTGGTAGTTTCTCTCACTCTTACTACTAGCTTCATCCCTTATGGATTGTTTGTTTcgaaaaataaattattcatgaATTAATAATGTGAGAATTGTGAtgtatgtattagtaatacatgaattaataataataataataataataataataataataattttgattgAACAATTGATTGTTACAAATTAATATATAGTTTCTTcggtctaaaataaataaatttccggcacttttatttcaaaaaatttaaagatataattttttttttcaaaactatgcttatttttaaataaattttaaagtgtTTCTAGCTTGAAGAAGAATTTGGAAAGGAGTAAAAGGACAAtatttacaaattattatttaattaacatTATTAACTAACTTTTTAAAGGGCGTGACACACCCCAAAGGCACGAAGAGAGTATTtatttattgaagttgatattcATTACATTTAAAATGAAGAGTTAGACACTAATGATACAAAAACATATTAGAAAGATTATGATCAAGATATTATTGAAGACTTAAACATGCACttatttaagaataaaattaaaaagaaacatGCACTTATTTATGAACGAAAGGAGTATAATGAGAGAATTTTGACAgtattgtttttaaatttatgtacTGCTAATATGCagatttatattttgtatttatgaaataATACACGGATATTCAATAATAACAATGACATAATATAGTCTCACAAAATGGGATTGGTCGTAATATTTTATActagtaataattttttttttttttctgattatGAAATATATAGATATCGCCAGCGAAACGACGCGTAAAATTGGAAAAGAAGTCCTTAATaaattcaaataaggaaaaagTAGCAGTATGGAGCGCGACGGTAAAACATCATAACTCCGTTAAGAGAGAACAACCGTTCCCCCATTCCTACATCTCTTTGGCTTCAAGTCTTCACCATTTTCCGCAACTACTCTTCCCAGTGTTTCAGATCACCTATTCTTACTATATATTATCAACAATTCCGTCACAATTGGCTTTCACCAGGACTACTGGAGAGTTGCGCGATTTCATCTTCCTAGTTTGAATATCTGTAAGCAATCATTGCATTTCAATTTTTGCTTGGTTAGTCCTTTTCTCTTGTTGATATGCCATATGATTACTTGATCACTTTAATGAAGTAGTAGTTTTTTGCATCCGAAAATTGGACTTTCTGTTGACGATTTGCTTATAACTACTACTACCACAGCgcatttaaaatttgaaatcagtCAATGCAAAGTGATATGTTTGTTTGAGTGAGATCCGTCTTAGATTACTACTATGCCTACTAAAATTCTTCGTAGAAATGCTTACGATCACCTATTATCTACTTTCACCATATCGAAGCAAATTCTGATTTCCGATTTTTGGGAACTTAATAACATTAGATGCTTATGGCTATTTGTAAGTAagtatttgatttgatgttgCTTGTTTTTATGCTTTTTCTGACTTTTTTTTGGGGTTAATTTCGTGTGTGACCACTGTCATTTGGAGTTTTGCAGCTAATACTAGACTCGCATTTAAATTTTACACTAATGCTATTAATTCAATTTGAAATTTTCTTTGCCGTTTTCTGGAATCTGATTAAAGCCTCAAAAGACGAATGTGAAGATATAGAgtagttaatttaataatgtatATTGATGGTGTTAACTGTTAGTAAAGCCATGTTTTGATGTACAAATTTATTGTGCATTCAGATAAGCCGACGGTGCCATTAATTGATTCTGATTTGGATCTGTTAAGTTGAAGGTATGTTGCTATAAGCACCTGATTTTGCTTTCCCGGGCCatccttcttccttttttttcatttttattttgtggtTACCCTTGTGGTGACGCTCTTCCCCGGggctttagtgcaccgggatgcccttttctttatttatttttttaattttgcggtGTTCTCTGTTTTACTTTGTTGATTAACTTGTTAATCCTCGGTTAAATCATGTGTATTGTATTACTATTGTTGCAGGTGAAGAATAATGACAAACACACAATTAGTGGAGATTCAACCTCGTGAACTCAAGTTCACATGTAAATACTTGAAACCTAGCAGTTACTTCCTTACAAATTTTAGCAAGGagtgaaaatagaagaaaatagttACTTGTACTCTCTAAAAATGTTGCTGCaaccgtgtcggattctccataaatgcactacttttggagtATCCGTCATGCATCTGTCCACATTTTTTAGGAGTCCGAGCAACAAAGTTGGCAAGTACTTCTGATTTCCTTCAATTGCATTCAGCACTAACAGTAGTGAACTAAAAAATATGAAAGCATCACTGTCTTTTAAACTGAGAATACATGCTATTCAATCGTATCAATGTACAGAGTTAGATTTGTTATGGGATTATATTCTGAGTATTATTGGCTGGTTTTTGACTAGAGTAAGCTGAGGAAGTCTGGTGTGGTCATATTCTTGTAGCATTCTAGATTTGTGTCTCTCACTTTGCTCGTAATGGTATCAGAAGTACTGAAGGCAATTATTTAAGTggttatttaatttcttatgccCTACTTCGGTTGATAGATGAAAAAGGTAATTAGTGGATTGTAACTACCTTACCAATCATGTTATCACTATTTGACATTTAGTCAAATAAGAAATGTTTCTTACAACACCTTCTGTGGTTCAGTAGGAAGACAGTGTAATAAAGAGTTTAACTTTTGAGACCAGTAGATTAGGATCCATAAAAAATGTTTGCTTATTTTTGAGTTCGGCTTCATAAGCACCTTTATTATCTCATTTTGTACTTGTTTTGGATTAAAGGATGTGCgtctaacttttatttttggttttagtTGAGGTAAAGAAGCAAAGTTCATGTGCAGTTCACGTAGCTAATATCACAGACCAGTATGTAGCTTTCAAGGTATGGTAATTATGTTGACAATATCAATAACCAGGCATTCATATAAGCGCTTTAGAGATGAGATACATGCACAACTGCCCCTTGTTGAGAGCTTGTGATTGAGAGAGTGGCCATTCAACTCTGTTTGTTTTTTTCAGGTGAAGACAACATCACCTAAGAAATACTGTGTCCGGCCTAACATAGGTGTTGTCAAACCAAAGTCAACATATGACTTCACAGGTATATATAGTTTCCCTTACTGGTCTGATTCATTGACAATGATAAAGTCACTTCCTTCAAGTGAGTAAGTCATCTATGAGTTTGGTGGCGAAAGACATGGCAGTAAACATATGTAGCTTCTGTTAGTGCTTCTGCTTTCTGAATTTTTTTAGTGATGTACATGTAAATGTCTGGAGATCAGCAACATGTGAGAGGAAGTTTTACTCTACTAATTTTTCTCCCTAGAATGATCATGCTTGATATTGGCAGTTTAGGGTTCTGGTGATTTGACCTATCAAGATGAGTTTATAAAATATGTCCAGTCAGATTTGATCCTGAAAAGAGTATCTGTCTAATATTTGAGCGTGAATTCAAATGCTATAAAGTAAACCTTGTCCAACCAAGCAAAATTGTGTCTTTCTCTCTGTGCTGGTTGATTGAGACCCTGGTCAAAACTACATTTTTCAGTTTCTGATACTGACTTTATCTGGGGATGCAGTTACAATGCAAGCTCAGAGGACTGCTCCATCTGATATGCAATGCAAGGACAAATTTTTGATTCAGTGCACAATTGTCCCTTTTGGAACTAGTGAGGAGGAAATTCCACCCAGCATGGTAAAAATTCCAGTGCATCATCTGAATTTACTACTATATTAttgtttcttattttcattttgttttttttccaGTTCAACAAAGATAATGGAAAATACATCGAAGAGTGCAAATTAAAGGTTGTTCTGGTTAGCCCACCCCAGTCTCCAGTTCTGCAGCCGGCTAATGGAATTTCCAAGCAAGGTGCATCTATTGAGACTTTGATGCAACAGGAAAAATTTCCAAGTGGTGTTGAAAATCTTCCTCCAATTCAAACTGTAAGTTGGATTATCATTTATCATCACTTTTTACTCACCTGTATGGTAGTGCCTTCCAGGATTTGGCTATTTAATTATCTGATGAAAACCATACAGAATGTCAACTAGTGAAATTACTGGTTGGTCACGATTCCATACCTTTCGGTCAGCTATAAACTTTGATGACATTAAATTTTTGGCGCAGCTGGTCATTGGTTATTGTCAGCAAGAAAAAAACATATTCTCGACACATTTCCTTTTCTGAAACTGTGATTATTCAGTTGTAGAAATTTTCTTCCCAAATGCAGGTGGTTAAGAACAACAAGGATTATAAATATGAGGAAGAAACGGAGGAGCCAAGTTTGGGTAAAATTGCAGACGTCAAAAATCTGAACTTTGCAAAAAATACAGAGTCCAATATTGATGAGGTTGACGAAAAAATCCGTCAAATATGTGTAAAAAACGTTCATGTAATGAGAATCTTTTGGACTGTAACCATCTATTAGACAATTGCTTCTCAATGCAGGTGGCTGAGAACAACAAGGGTGCTGATTTTGATGCAGAAGAAGAGGATCCAAGATTGACAAACACCGTGGAAGACGTCAAATTGAATTCTCCTAACAACAGGGAATCTAATACCAATGAGGTTGTTGAATCAAGAAATTTGGATATGGAGATAAAATTGTTACTATCCAAAGATGTTGAAGAGCTAAACTTTAAGATAAATTCATTGGATTCTCAGCTAATTGAGGTTAGTCTTCTTGTAGTAGATTCTTGGTTCTCCTCACTCCAAAATTTAAGTATTGTTTGGTTATGCACTATCACGACATCCCTCTATATCCTGCAAACCAGGATAGTGAACTCATACAGGTTTTAGTCAGTAATCAACTGGCCTAGCATTTTTATATCAAACAAAGAGTTTGGAACTTGATGAGAATTTCTTGTAGGCTGAATGCATAATTGCAAAGTTAAAGGAAGAGGAGCGAAGTACCATCAAAGACATAGAAATTTTGAAGCAAGAATTGGTTAGTCACTTAAGCTCTATATGCCTGTCTCTTGTCTTTGTACTCTTTCTGGTATATCTTGTGCTTTCTCTAACAAATTGTGTTGCTATTATCCTAATATCTCCTTAAAGAAAGCAAAGATAAATGAACCTTCCAGGTTGAACGAGTAATTACTTCTATCAGTTTGAATCCCTTCTGTTTAGAGGGTGTTACCAGGTTAATGAGGaaattattgttcttgattttcctACTGCTAACTGACAAGAATTGGAAACTGCAGAACCTTTTCACCTCCTGAAattcaaataatcaagaatttgTTTAGTGATAAGTTTAATAAGAACCAACTCTGGCAGTTTAAAAAAAAGTCTAATAA is a genomic window containing:
- the LOC107842455 gene encoding vesicle-associated protein 2-2 isoform X1 gives rise to the protein MTNTQLVEIQPRELKFTFEVKKQSSCAVHVANITDQYVAFKVKTTSPKKYCVRPNIGVVKPKSTYDFTVTMQAQRTAPSDMQCKDKFLIQCTIVPFGTSEEEIPPSMFNKDNGKYIEECKLKVVLVSPPQSPVLQPANGISKQGASIETLMQQEKFPSGVENLPPIQTVVKNNKDYKYEEETEEPSLGKIADVKNLNFAKNTESNIDEVAENNKGADFDAEEEDPRLTNTVEDVKLNSPNNRESNTNEVVESRNLDMEIKLLLSKDVEELNFKINSLDSQLIEAECIIAKLKEEERSTIKDIEILKQELALLRTKGVERRAQVGFPPLFLCMVGLICLTIGYLVRA
- the LOC107842455 gene encoding vesicle-associated protein 1-1 isoform X2, with amino-acid sequence MTNTQLVEIQPRELKFTFEVKKQSSCAVHVANITDQYVAFKVKTTSPKKYCVRPNIGVVKPKSTYDFTVTMQAQRTAPSDMQCKDKFLIQCTIVPFGTSEEEIPPSMFNKDNGKYIEECKLKVVLVSPPQSPVLQPANGISKQGASIETLMQQEKFPSGVENLPPIQTVAENNKGADFDAEEEDPRLTNTVEDVKLNSPNNRESNTNEVVESRNLDMEIKLLLSKDVEELNFKINSLDSQLIEAECIIAKLKEEERSTIKDIEILKQELALLRTKGVERRAQVGFPPLFLCMVGLICLTIGYLVRA